The Zonotrichia albicollis isolate bZonAlb1 chromosome 21, bZonAlb1.hap1, whole genome shotgun sequence genome segment GTGCCTGTGCCCTTTGCCTGGCACAGACGTGGCAGAGAAGAGGAGGGCATGGGAGGGCAGGGGGTCTGACCAGGCTGTGCCCCCCAGGACACGACAGGGGGCCGGGAGAAGGAGGCAGGACGGTACCCCAGCCCCCGCAAggccctgggggacagggcAGCCCCCCGAGCGCCCAAGGAGAAGCCGCTGAAGCCCGAAAAGCCCAAAAAGGAGAACACCAAGGCCAAGGCGGGGTCACAGCCCACGGCCAAGCCCAAGCCCCTGGCGCAGCAGCAGACTGTGGTCCGGGGCATCACCTACTACAAGGTCGGGCAGGGAGCGGCGGAGGGTCCGGCCGGGAGCCGCGGTGagtctgggcagggcagggatgggggctgGGAGGGCACCCCTCACCGAGGGGGGGCCAGGGCCTGACCCTGCAACCGCACTGACCCCCGGCCCCGCAACCGCACTGACCCCCGGCCCCGCAAACACACTGACCCCCGGCCCCGCAAATGCACTGACCCCCGGCCCCGCAAATGCACTGACCCCCGGCCCTGCACACGCACTGACCCCCGGCCCCGCAAATGCACTGACCCCCGGCCCTGCAAACACACTGACCCCCGGCCCCACAAATGCACTGACCCCCAACCCTGCAAACACACTGACCCCCGGCCCCGCAAACACActgacccccagccctgcaaacgcACTGACCCCCGGCCCCACAAACGCACTGACCCCCGGCTCGTCCCCCCACAGAGAGCCCTGTGAGAGGGGCGGCcgtgccagagcagcaggaggacagGGCCCCCTCGCCCGCCCCAGCCGAGGGCACCCCGGCCCGGGCTGTTGCACAGACGGAGAGCCCCGTGCCCGGCAGCACGGCCGTGCCCAGCACCGCCCCGGTGCCCCGCAGCACCGCCCGCAGCGCCCCCGGGCAGGGCACCGACAGCACCGGGGACCCCGAGACGCCCAACAGAGGTGGGTGACAGGGGCGGCTGGCAGGGGGCACCCAGCCTGGAGGGCACCCAGCCCCGCAGTCCCGGTGCCCTGCCAACCTAAGCCAGCAGGAATCTGCCGCAGGGACGGAGCAGGGGTcgggtgccagggcaggggtaagccttcctcttcctccccctcGCACCCAGTGAAGGAGGCAGAGTGCGAAGGCACCATCGAGGCCGTGCAGCCCCCCAGGGAGCACCACAGCTACGGGCGCAACGAGGGGGCCTGGATGAAGGACCCGGCAGCCAAGGATGACCGCATCTACGTCACCAACTACTACTATGGCAACAGCCTGGTGGAGTTCAGGAGCCTCGACAGCTTCAAGCAGGGTGAGGGGCGAGCGGGCACAGGGGCCCTGGCTGCCCCTAGGTGGGTGacaccagctgtgctgggccctggggCGGTGGGCAGCTGAGGGGAGCACCCAGAGGGCAACAAGGGTGACACAAGGCCCCTTCTGCTGCCGGCATGCTCTGGCCGTCGTGCATGGGACCCCTGGGCTGTGGAGGGTCCCAACACCTCTCCCACCCACCCACAGGCCGCTGGAGCAACCTCTACAAGCTGCCCTACAACTGGATTGGCACGGGGCACGTGGTGTACAGGGGGGCCTTCTACTACAACCGAGCCTTCACCAAGAACATCATCAAGTACGACCTGAAGGAGCGCTACGTGGCGGGCTGGGCGCAGCTCCACGATGTGGTGTACGAGGACACCACGCCCTGGAAGTGGAGGGGCCACTCGGACATCGACTTCGCCGTGGATGAGAGCGGGCTCTGGGTCATCTACCCCTCGGTGGACTATGACTACTCCCAGCAGGAGGTGATCGTCCTCAGCCGGCTGGACCCCGTGGACCTCTCGGTGCGCAAGGAAACCACCTGGAAGACGGGGCTGAAGCGCAACACCTACGGGAACTGCTTCATCATCTGTGGCATCCTCTATGCTGTGGACACCTACAGCCAGAAGGAAGGGCAGATCTCCTATGCCTTCGACACGCACACGGACACGGAGGCAGAGCTCCGGCTGCCCTTCCTCAACCACTACTCCTTCACCACGCAGGTCGACTACAACCCCAAGGAAAAGGTGCTCTATGCCTGGGACAACGGCCATCAGATGACCTACGGGCTCAGCTTCGTGGTCTGAGTGCCCGGGCGGGTCCCTCTGCACTCCTGCACCCACCCTGCCTGGGGCACCCTGACgcagcctggccctggcacccccactccagccagggctgtggcaaGAGCCCGGCTTCCCCCTCAAAAGCTTCCCCATCTGCTCTGGCCACCACCTGCCCCGTGCCCACCGTGCTGCAGGGCATGGGGAGCCCGTcagagcagcccccagcagcagaCACCCACCCCTGTGACAACGTGGCCCCGGGGCCGTGGCAGCTCGGCCAGCCTCGCCTTCCCGGGGACACGGAGGAGCCCAGCCCCGCATGGCTCTGCCGCTGCTGGCACCGCCCGCCCGCCCTGCAGCAGCGCCCCGAGCGCCTCCTGCGCTGCCCCCAGCCCGGGCACCGCGTGTGCCCTCCAGcgctgccagctgtgccagggccggGACAGCCCCGCGGGCCCCCCACTGCCCGGCGCCCGGAACAGGTGCCAGTCGCTATTTTAGGAAGTGTGGTTAAGATGCCTTTGCTTTTGCTGATCATGAGTTTGTTATTTAAATGCATTCACTGGAGCTGCGCAagtcccctttggcagcaggcagggaggagccTGCCTGGGGTgtcctgcctgcacagaaacGCGCACACCTGCCCTCTCACCTGCCCTCATTACACCTGCCCTCTCACCTGCTCTCTCACCTGCCCTTACACCTGCCCTCTCACCTGCCATCACACCTGCCCTCTCACCTGCTCTCACCTGTCCTCATTACACCTGCCCTCTCACCTGCCCTCTCACCTGCCCACACCCTTGCTCTCACCTGCCCTCTCACCTGCCATTACACCTGCCCTCTCACCTGCTCTCTCACCTGCCCTCTCACCTGCCCGCACCCAGCACTGGCCAGGGCACCCTCGGGCCTCTCACTCAGTGTGAGGCAGAGCGAGGGGCTGTGGCGCTTGGCTTGGTTTTGGTCATTTTAGACATGAGCAGTACTAAAACATAACAGATGTGAGAACGGGCTGCGTGTGTTCTCTTTTgtcctggagctgggcagggtgggTGCTCACCGTCCCtatccctccctgtccctgcccctgccctgccccgagCCCCCACGCTGGCCAGGCACTGTCCCCTCTCTCGGCCGTGGGTTTTCGCCACCAAAAAGGAGCCGGCCGACTTTTCCCCCCGACTGGTCCCTGCCAGGCTTTTATCTAGCGATCCCCAGCAAATCCCTGTACAAACAATACGGATTTCTGACATTTTTTTGTGGTAAAGTAAACTCCCAGCACATCTCTAATTCCAGGGCTTTGTTGTTCTTCCGCAGGGGCTGCCGCGGCTCcgcgctgtgctgggctgggctgcggacacccctctgctcccctcGCTCAGAAAACACGGGAGGGGAGGAGTGGAACCCGCACGGTCAGAGCTCTCGTTGTGTTCGGGCTGCGGTGGGGAGCTCCAGCCCCGGCAGCTCTTTGTGAGCCGATCCTTGCTCTGGCACGGGCCCCAGGCTGGTCCTGGTCCCAGCTCAGCGCAGGACACGCCGGGCTGGGGAGGACAGGGGTCCCCAAGTGGGGATGTGTGGGTGGGGGCAGGATGGGCTCCCGCTGCGACAGGAGCTGCTGACTTCCAGACATTCCTCCTGTGCGTGGCCGGCACCACCTCGGCTCATAACGTGATTAAAAGATTAAAATCTCTCAGTTCAGCAGCAAGCAGCAAATGAAGCTTGAGACAGGGATGCTGGGGGGCTGTGGTGCTCGAAGCCCCCGTGACAGCGATGTGGCGCCTGGGGAAGGGCAGCTGAGGCCATCTGGGCAGGTGGCTCTGGTGCCCAAAATCTCCTCCTGTGCTCGGTGCAGCCGGGCAGCGAGCCCTGATCCCCCCGCCCCGTCTCAGTTACTGGCCGGGCTGGTTTGTTTGTGGTGGTTTTGCCTCCTTGCTGGCGTCCTGCTCTCCCCACGGTGCCAGCCCAGTGCTGAGCTGAGCCGGGGCTGGCCAGTCTTTGGGTGGGCAGGATGTGCAGTGGGCAGGTGCCATTCTGGCCATGGTTGCAGTCTGTTGGCACCACTGAGGGTGCACCAAAACTTCAGTGCTTCTTCCACCCCAGAAGCTGCCTCTGCCTGGATCACCCGCAGCTCAGCtgtctgggcactgccaggctccagGACCAGGGGCTTggcagagggctctgcctggcacATGGTGCCCAGCCACACCAGTAGCCCCCAGGTCATCCCCGGGGAGCAGAAGgctcagtgccagccccacagccctctTGCTGTGCCTGCACCCATTCGTGCCCATGCTGGGACATGTTTGGTGGGAGAACATCGGTGCCACCAGGGCCTCTGGTCAGTCTCCAGGAGCTGCGGGAGGTGCAGGGACGCGGtgtgacatggggacacaggtgCCAAGGCTGACGACCCCGAGcagctgtgggaagggctgggcagcGGGTGGTGGccggagggaagggaggggagccACGGCCTTGGCGGTGCCGCCACTGACTCACTCACCAGTGGAAACAGAAACCTTTCCCAGGcttgcagcaccagctccacagCACCCACCTTGCCAtggcagcccctggggctggcagggtgcACCTGCACACACCCCTTCCCTGgcacggcatggcatggcatggcatggcatggcatggcatggcatggcatggcatggcatggcacagagcaggggctcTCGTGGCCGGGCTCTGCTCagcctgctgcaggggctgtcTCCATCTCCCTAGGGATGCTCAGCCGG includes the following:
- the OLFML2A gene encoding olfactomedin-like protein 2A, with amino-acid sequence MRALLLPALLLPALAAVRGAATALGDVDQVRMTSEGSDCRCKCILRPLSRDACSRVRSGSARVEDFYTVETVSSGADCRCSCTAPPSSLNPCENEWKMEKLKKQAPELFKLQAMVDLLEGTLYSMDLMKVHSYISKVVAQMNTLEETIKTNLSRENDFMKESVQHLTDQMKRYENYSDIMISIKKEISNLGYQLLQKDAAAIPESKAQDTTGGREKEAGRYPSPRKALGDRAAPRAPKEKPLKPEKPKKENTKAKAGSQPTAKPKPLAQQQTVVRGITYYKVGQGAAEGPAGSRESPVRGAAVPEQQEDRAPSPAPAEGTPARAVAQTESPVPGSTAVPSTAPVPRSTARSAPGQGTDSTGDPETPNRVKEAECEGTIEAVQPPREHHSYGRNEGAWMKDPAAKDDRIYVTNYYYGNSLVEFRSLDSFKQGRWSNLYKLPYNWIGTGHVVYRGAFYYNRAFTKNIIKYDLKERYVAGWAQLHDVVYEDTTPWKWRGHSDIDFAVDESGLWVIYPSVDYDYSQQEVIVLSRLDPVDLSVRKETTWKTGLKRNTYGNCFIICGILYAVDTYSQKEGQISYAFDTHTDTEAELRLPFLNHYSFTTQVDYNPKEKVLYAWDNGHQMTYGLSFVV